Below is a genomic region from Diabrotica undecimpunctata isolate CICGRU chromosome 7, icDiaUnde3, whole genome shotgun sequence.
ATGTCAATTGGGGCAGTTCAACAAAATCTAATCTTGGAAGAAATACAGCGAGAAATAAATCactgtcaaaaatacaaatatttaggcatgcaaataaccaacgatggcaaactagacgaagaaattacacatagaaataaatcaaaatattcctggaaaaaaccctgaaaccatggaaaagaaagtgcgaaggaatgggtataccagtaaggaacgaatatctatatacgctaagttttgccgacgaccaaatagtgatcgcacaagacgaggatgacctcagttttatgatgagaaaactggagcaggaatatacaaagaatgggatggaaataaacctaaagaaaactgaatacctaacaacggagaatacagaaataaaacagctggaaatagacgaaggtaaacaaaccaaaggaacagacaagtataagtatttaggtttcataatatcaaacaaagaaacaacggaggaagatataaaaaatagactagtacaaacaagagactgcatacgaaaattgaacccggtactatgggataagaacatcagcatgaaaacaaagaaaaaaatatataataccatgacaagaagtatcctcacttatgggtgtgaaaattggacaataaataagaaaaccaaaaacaaaataagagcaacagagatggaatttctaaggagaagctgcagagtaacgagaagagataggataaataacatggagattaagaggagaatgggcatgaactccgacataatagactacatcgaacagaagaggttaacctggtacggacatgtcagaagagcagaccaaaatcggtggataaatagaataacagagtggagcccgataggaagaagaaagagaggcagaccccgaagatctttcagagatgaggtggacgaagcaatgagtagaagaaacctacaggaaggggactggctaaacaggaaaaattggagaaaacggttgagtgaaggaatacagtgaaaactgtggaaatccttgtatatatataaataaccaGGGAAGACAAGCCATTAGGCAATTAAAGAGTTTACTGTGGGACAAAACAATCTCCAAAGCAAAAAAAACCcaaaatctataacagcattataaaaagcattgttacatatggaagtgaggtatggccactgaaaggaaaaaacttaaaagcattaaaagcaacagaaatggacttctggagaagagcggctggaaaatcaagattagacagagttagaaacgaaagaaTACGAGAAATTATGGGTGCTAAGCAGGAAAATAACAGAGAAcatcagaataaatcaactaagatggtatggatacatccaaagaatggatgaacacagaataccaaagaaagtattgaactggacaccgcatggaagaagaaagcaaggtagaccgagattaagttggagagaaggaatcgATAAAGACTTAAGGGAGAGGGGAGTTAAAGAAAATCTTTGAAACGACTGAAATAAATGGAGATGGCGTAGAACGTTATAAACTGATTGATTGATTGTTAATGAGACGATAGCTAACGCTTGaaaacaagcacggcacacaaagaaggaAGTGTTCTTCATTCACCTGCTGACAGTAGTATAAcctattttttgtttgttctatAAGATGCTGTAAAATTTCTCTAGTTATGTTGTTACATTCTCACATCTCTTACATCCTACAAGTAGATCAGCAAAGGTTTGTGGATTTGTCTGATATATCTTGAACTTTGGGTAACCTCAAAAGAAAAAGTCTAATGGAACAAGATCCAGTGGTGCAGGTGGCCATTCTAAGGGTTGACGTCGTCCAATCCACTGTTCGTGAAAAACTGTGTTTAAATAATTTCAGTCTCTGCTTGCATGAGACGAAGCCCCGTCTTCCTGGCAAATGATGTCTTGTTGAAAATATTGTGGATGATTTGTGATTATGTCCGTACATTTAGCTTTTCCTGAAATTGTGTATGACCTTCACGAAACAAACGAGGATTTGTATCAAACCAGTACCTGACATTTTGACGGTGAACGTGGCCTTTCAAACAAAATGTAGGGTTCATCTCAATTTAAATCCAATGTGAATAAAGATCATGAGATGAATCGGATGTTATtgatacaataaattgtaaagactgaaattcaacatatattgggtaAAGCCACCAGTATCTACATAGAAGAGTTGTTGTACACAAACATCGTGTACAAACCAACAAATTAAACATTACAGCCTTAGCCAGGCATTCTCTAGAAAAGCCATTTCTTTGATTTTcagaaaatgtacagatttttgAAAAAGAACAGAACTACAACAAAAAATGCGTATTGGAGATGATTCAAATAAAGAAAGATcaaaattctatcaataataagaccGATATCAAAGATCTCTCCAATATGTATCACaacttaataaattgagttgttttttgaAGTGTGCCCTTggcatgtcgtctccggtgtaattaataaacgtatgaaaaactgattgcaacttggtgcaagtttctatgtttattaatttgtccaactattgcgcaatatggtgtaatattgcgtagttggccggtacgctcttgttgtggcattatcttgaagagacaatgccattatggttttattaggtggtggaaataaaacacattctttctaagaagaaaaaaactcagcttcagagtcttagaaagaaacagagcccttcgagcaaagtgctctagggagctaccctacacgggtaaaacacacACTGTACACTGTACTATCTTGACtcacttgagatccgaaaatgtcccatatttaaagataaattaacttttatatgaaactttttcatttctcgaccaattaaatttaattatttgttccagaaggaagggcgatgcacatcgagatgcgtgattggtggcatctgatgacaggcagatatttaagatacgatCCTGAACCACTTGTATTTTGAAGTAGAGGAGATTTGCCTAAAACGCGGACGCAGGGTAAATGGGGACATTCAAAATGTCAATAATAAAGTGGGGAGTTGACCGCCGAACGTCTCATGGGTGTTCTTAGTTACCTACTAACTAGTACTAACCAGTTTGCAGTCAGTAGTCGAGTTAGAAGCTTATGTTtgttttgtgtatattttttcccttaaataacgaatattaaatatataaaaatttatttgatacgtCCCTTGCTGATGGCGTGACAGCAGCCTGAAGCTATTTTGTTTCTCAATGTTTTTGCCGAATCATCTGAAAACAAATATTAGCGGCGTAATTGTCGAATTTGACCTCGCCTtaattgcgttttaatttaatcatttttcaatttaatcaCAGAAGAGAGATCCGATTGACCGCGGATGATTTTACCTAACAAGCCTTCCAGAATCCTTGCTCTTCATGGTTAAAAGCAAGTGGGTTGTTTATCTTAAGGTTAAGAAAGCAAATCCGCTCTTAATAGATGGGTGCTGCCCCACCAGGCTTATCTGCAGTGTATTATGAGACTGGGTGGATTACCAAGGAAAACTTTATTGTATggtttaaaaagtttattgagTTTGCTAATCTTGGACCTCAAAAACCAGTGTTGTTTATTCTTGATGGTCACAGTTACCATATAAAAAGTTTAGTGTTATCCACCACACACCATACATTGATTACAACCGCTCGATGTCTCATTTGATGGTTGATGGCACCACTTAGTACCTTTTATGAACAAGAGGTTAAAAAATAGTTGCTTAATCACCCTGGCAGGAATGTTATAATTTATCAAATAGGATAATTAATCAATGCTGCTTTTTCAAGGGCAGCTAATGTTCAAACCGCAGTGAAGGGATTTGAAAAAAACAGGAATGTATCCTTTAAATAGATATGTATTCCCTGATTACCTGTTTGAGGTATTTTCAGATACCACGGAACAACCAAACCACAATTCTGAGCAGCAGATATCATGCGCCACTACTACCACCACCACAAACAATAGAACAGACACTCTAGTTCTTCAAGTGGAACAGCGCCTTCTTAAGAAGCTTCTCCTGAGCCCTCTAGTTCAACAGGTGGGTCTATGTTGCCCAAATGCTTTTCTGCTTTCACCAAAAGTTTTGATGCACTTACCCCAAGAAAAAGAGCGTGTAAAAAAGAATAGTGACAAGAGGAAAGGTAAAACTGTCATATTAAGATCATCACCATACAAGGCTGAACTAGAGGCAGAAGAACAGGAGCGCAAAGAGAGACAAGAAGGTAAACAAAAACGACcttttcaacaaaaataaaaaatctgcgACTTCCAGTGATAATCTATTACAGAAAAGAAAGACTAGAGAACCAGTCCTGCCACTGCCCATGtaaatgaaacaaaaataaatggtTTGTCTACCCAAAATAAGCGTAAAAAGATTCAGGCTGAAGATTCTGATACATCCTCTAATGAAGacgaggaagaagaagacgaagaagctTGTATTTTTGCAACGAGATGTACACGACACTTTTATATGCGATTTTTGTTtatagtttgttttttattttttaatactgttcatACTGTTATACTGTACCTACTGTTTAATAATGTTCAATACTTCATtacatgtttaattaaaaaataacctAATATTTCTATGTACCCCATTTTACCCAACCTTCCTTTAAAAAGAAAGTATTtgcacattttcaaaaatgtctatttctgaccttatatattttttgttaaatacaCAATATCTGTTTTCTAGTACCTCAAGACACACTTTAACTAAAtaattgtgtaaaatattttatttattacaaatgttCCCATTTTGGGGAACTCTTTCGTATAACATTTCgaactaatttaaaaaatacttatttgaTATTGTTCTTAAACACTACCAACAACTATTCaaataactaaattttttacAAATGCTTATCAATATATATCTCAAGAGTAAAAGATGACCTGATAGAAAAAGATCCTCCTAGCTATATACTCCAACAcactgtattttataattttacatTCTGAAAATTTCAGTTTAAATAGAGTATTTTTGTCCTTTTGTTGGTCTAACCATTTCTATTAAAACCTACTATAATGAATACACACATTATGCTCAtattaaaacattcacaaaataCTACTCACCCATCTTTTCCTTTATTAAAAGTCTGTAATTCTTCCTCAATATTCTGTTCCCTTTTATAGCTATCCCAATCCAATTTGGTTTTTTCTAATGTGCTAATTTTCGGCTTTTTAGTGAGTTGATTCAGAACATTACCTATGCCACTCAGTCCAGCAGATCTTTTACTTTTACCACTAGAAACACTTTGTTCAGTATGTGTTCCTAATAAACGAGCTTCGGCTGAATCTAAAatccaaaaaaatcataaaaaacgtTGCAGTACCAAAAAAAGGATCAAAGAATTGAACTCAAAGTGTAAAGATGTGTTTTctagtaaatttaatattaattacttacaaataattttaattgaaaatatcaTAACGAAAAACTTAGGAAAAActaggcttgtctcctaaactgcaaaggcAATGGGAAGAATAACGTagtataccgaattaagaagttgttAAAAGTTTTAGTGAATTTATGTTGAAAGAAAGAGTGCTATATTCGGCGTGACCGCAGAAGTTCATCAGGAGCTTTTTAATGTTCCGGAAAACGTCTCCATAACACGCTATGTTGCCCAAGTACtcgagatgactaaaggaatctcgtcCGTATTCAATAAGAAGTTCGGTCGCTTGGATGAGTTAAAGAATCaacagcctaaagttggaagagtaccgCGATTAGAAGAGATGGTCCTTGATATTTGCTGTATATGGGGGCCAGGATGTCTTTTAAATACAAGACAAGCTGCGAGAACATATAGCGTGCTtcaactaatttgaagaaaatcgtgtgtaATTGATATTAAGAATTTGGTTTTACCAAAGATAGGCACTacaaaatctggattggaagttTGTGAGAAGCATGactgaagtgatcttccgagaaaccggcgtacgaattactgtgtgttgcattaacccgaagaGTGTCCTTTATAGACAGTAGATTGTTATTCCTTCTTGAAGGAATTATGCAGAGCTGGacagtcctgtagattccgccatcctgggccttcTTATAGGGTTGCTGCTCGGGACGTTCAGATCTatgaggggagcagtgtaacatAATAGCGTTTTCCGTATAATGTGTCAATGACGACCCATACACAAAAATATTCTCGATAGCGGGTGAGGTACGACGAAGCATGCATTGGTAATGAATAAATAGAGATGGATTACTAAAGATGATTCTCGAATGATATTTTTGGTATATACATATGGAGCGCTATTATTAGTTAGTGGAGTTTTTAAGAGAGTATTGTgttgtataaataaatagtttatataaattagaaccgctcgttttatatATAATTACTCGTTTTCAAGATTGTTTTGAATGAACTTAGACATCTGAATTGATATTTTAAACTTCTGTTTGGGGAGGCCTTGAATCCGCGTTCTTAATATTTGCTTCCTTTAGAGACATTGGCATAGTCTCTATTGAGGGTCCTAATTGTTGGTCTTCCTCTTCCATGTCTTGTTGAAGATATACAACATAAACAAATGGGACGTAACAATACTTGAAATAACTGGACTAGCAGGAAATCAGGAAGAGATTTTGAGCAGCGAGGGTTCATCATTTAGGATAGGGCAGATATGATTTGTCTTCTTTCACATAAACTCAGGTACTCCAGAAAAGGATAATAGACTCATAGAATACTTGGGTACTATAGACTAGTATGGGAATGCCTAGAACTCAATATACTGGCAAAACAAAACAGTGCCTTAGTAGTATCGGCATAAGGTCGTCGAGGAATACATGGCAATGAAAAAAAAAGTGTGGATCTGAACACAACAAAAGTCTCACAGAAAAATATATCTGTTCAAACATATGGCCACATCTATATTGGATGAGCATGTGCTAAAAGGTCTGAAGTGTTggcataaaacaaaatataatgagaagGGACTTGTTGCTGCCTGAACCACCTAAATTGTCTTGACTTGGTGATTGGTATGAAACACAAGCTCTTCAGTGGCATTAACACTAGCACTGGCGAAGTTCGAAAACTGCATATCTCCAGTGCTTTCGAACTCTCATCTTACTTACCAAAACACAGCTTTGTATGGTCTCTACATGCATTCCACAACAAGACTATAAATGAGCTACCTGTTTATATTTAGGGATGACAACACAGGCTACAGTAATGTATTCACCAAGTTGCCTACTTCACAACTTTCACCTTACTTGCTAGCCATAGCTTATACAGTTTCTACTGCCATCCCATAGGCCATAGTCAGAAATGGCTCTGGCCCATGATCAGTTTCCTGGCAGCATTTAGAGACGTGATATAGATGATGGTGTATAAATCACCTAGCTGTCTGTATCTCCTTTCTACCCATGTATTAAAGGTGTTGCTAACATAAAACTTCAGCCTCCGTAGAACTTCCCATAAATTTACTACCATGAGGTACTTAATTTCGATCAATTGTTATTTTATCAGCAACACTACATACATAGGTACTTACTAAACTATGACAAAATATTATGAAATAAGAAAACTGTTGCAAATTGAACACATAGTTAAACAACCGGAACTACCATAATTAAAAGAAGTTTACAAAAACtgtaaaaatagttaaaatacatGTAACGCACGTTTAAATTATGTTTTTCCATAAATAGATAGAATGTAGCTCAATCTCCTTGATACAAGCTGTACCTAAATAAACCTTCTATGCTCAGAATATGTTAAGAAAGAAGAAAATTCAAAATTTGGAATACATGTAAAGCATACCTACTCAAAATTCCAAAGTAGCACAAATATTAAATGCCatatatatagaaaaaattcTAGGCTAGCTACTTTAGAACTAGCTCAAATGTTAGGCATATACATCATTTAAAAAGCCTTAGAACAGATGATAAAACTCATCATTAAaggtaaatataaattaaacttttttgactgaaattaaattttactaataaaatacttgcaaaaattaccTGCACTAACTTCTTTCTCAACCTTAACTTCTTCACCAGCAAATTCAAAAATTTGTGTGACTTTAACTTTATTAGCAGGCTTTGATTCTGTACTAGACGATTGGGAAGAACTACTTGATTTGCTAACATTTTCCTTAGGTTTTGAAGATGTAGGTTGGGTTGATTTAATACTGCCTTTTGTTTTAAAACCTGTATCTTTAACAAAATCTGCCCACAGATCATCAACATTTGCTTTTGTTTCTTCAGATTTGGTTTCCTCTAtatcttcatttttattttctaaaacaatTTACATTTTCATAAaacttatataatttatatataagtacTTTAGttagtaataaaataataaattatataatttattattttattactattttatttcCTCTCTATgagataaaaatcaaaattaatttcatatttttgtgatAAAGTTTGTTGTAGGTATAGttgttttaaacaattattaCTAAATAATTACATGGAGTATAATTAATTATATCTTCATATACACTATTCCCTGAGATCTACCAAATAAATTGACGATTGTTGCGGCCGGTAGTTTAAAGATAATATTAACATAATAAAGACAAGTTTATGAAATACCGGTAGTGTTGAAGATTACTTTGCTAGTAATGATTGagtaattttgaacaaaaatactACTTACCTATTTTTTCCTTTCCAATTTTCTTAcggcttttctttttctttctagaagATTTTCCGGATGTTTCTTCGGATTCGGATATTGAATCATCCTCGTCAATTTCTGAAGGTAAGTCATCTACTTTTTCATTGGGTACATAGTCTTCATCACTAGAATCACTATCATCTGGTAAATCAGCATTATTCATATCTCtttataattaattatacaaggaacAGTACTGCAACTTTAGTACCTAATAAGTTTTGTAAACATTGGTTGCGCTACTtccttaaaattaaaattactgaaCTGGCTTGGTATTTGAATGAATATGGCTTTTAACACATAGACAGAGAGATCAACAACATACACAAACTTTTGACGTATAAATTAATTATTGACATGCTATGCTTAAAACCGGAAAAAGAGATCCTAAACATGTGCATGTGTAATTCACAGAACAAGAATAAAATGACAAAATGATTTCATTTGAAACTGACAAAACTTATATGTGTTCTGTGGTTATATCCAAAAATGTAAGATGTAAAATGTAACTTAAGAAAGAAATTGACAACAAACACtagttataattttattatatagcaAAATAGAAAGAAACAATACATATCCTAAACAAATCAAAATGAAAGACATCAAAATAGAACAATTTAAATAATTCTATTGTTGATCAATATTATATACCTGagtcacagaataataaacaatcagaatgccaactctgcttgaaaaaataagaacGAGCATCTCCAgcaaccagtgctgttcagtgacattttacctggtgtgcatagaaaaatgaacccggtttaatttatttacggcaactacagacataatatgcacttATTATTCGTaattttagttgaagaatagattaaattatttcaaatgtactaaattattaatctctaaaaatttaaattacaattctgtcgtagcttgtcacaaatttctcaattcgagtctatgattccgtttaaaatatggcgatcgcgtgctgacaaacttcaaaggcggcatctgagagtgggcattctgactctgttatttattctgtgcctgAGTAGCGAGCTTttaacacatattatattagtTTTGAGTATGGGTGAGAATAATACTGTATTATATTTCTTTCAAGCGGAAAACATCTTCGCTTCGAAAATATATGTGAAATTCTAACATAATTTAGGGAAACGAAGCCCTATTTTTCACTTCGAGGTATGTTGTACTTTAGCGTACTAAATATCCAATTGAATCCAACAATCTAAATAATCCAATgtttaaacaaacttaaaataaaCTTTTCTTGGTTTTTAGGCGTTgttgaaattatatatatatttttttgaaaacatatttTATACCACGCAAAAACGTGCCTAGTCAGATAATTCTGACATTATCAACGATGTTGGTAGTATTGATGGAGCAAAGTGTTGTTTGTCTTTTCGTACTAGGGAATAGTGGTGAGGCGGCCATAATCAAACaaaagtgtttttaataaaatgaagGACATTTGACGCCTTAATAACGTTTTTAAGTAATTTTAGTGGCGATTgttataaaaaggtatacagaTGAGCGCTAAATTGGACGTAAATCGACGTGTCTTAGCTATTCAAGCTAAAAAGAAAAGACACAAGCCTGCCAAAAAGAAAGGTAAAAACGATATGAACGGACATGGTGGAGAAAATCGGCATAATTCTAAAACTGAACCTTCTCATAGCTCGAGTAATGAAACTATCGGAGATGAGGATCCTTACACTAGtgaagaggaagaacaagaaGATAGTTCCGATTACCGCAAAGGAGGTTACCATCCTGTCAGAATTGGCGACCTCTTTCTTTCCAGGTATCATGTAACTAGAAAATTAGGTTGGGGTCATTTCTCGACTGTGTGGTTGTGTTGGGATCTTGAGGAGAAGAGATTTGTTGCCCTAAAGATTGTCAAGTCAGCAGATCATTTCACAGAAACTGCTCttgatgaaataaaaattttgaaatcagTTAGAGAATCTGATCCAACAGATCCAAAACGTAATAAAACGGTTCAACTTTTAAATGATTTTAAGATCAGTGGAATCAATGGGGTACACGTTTGTATGGTCTTTGAAGTGCTAGGTCatcatttattaaaattaattataaaatccAATTATAGAGGAATTCCATTAGCAAATGTGCGCACTATAATGAAACAAGTTTTAGAAGGTCTGGATTATCTCCACACCAAATGCAGAATTATCCACACAGACATCAAACCTGAAAATGTCCTACTCTGTATATCTGAGGATGCAATTAGAACACTGGCTTGTAAAGCAGCAGAACTATCCCAGCTAGGCATAAAATTACCAACTTCCTTAATCAGTACAGCTCCAGTCATAGAGAcaaaaatgagtaaaaataaaaagaagaaactaaagaaaaaagCTAAAAGACAAACTGAGCTATTGAAAAAACAGATGGAGCAAATATTCGAAATTGAGGAATtgaaaaaagttaaagaaaatgGTGATCTTAGTGTGAATGGTGATACTGATTTTCATGAAACTTCACCAAGTCACAggtaaatgtttaatttttaatagtagTAATTAAAATGTGACTttctttttacaattttattgCTGCTTGCATTGACTTTAAACTAATCCAGTTACCCATAGTAGCTCCACAACCAATTTCCTCTTAAACTCCTCAGAAATATTTCGCATCGACCAGTTTACTTTTAATATCAATGAGAATAAAATGAGAACTGGTACATAAccttcaaaataattatttatatttgttgatAATACTGGTTTTTTGATCAAATGATCTTAAAAAATCTTCATAATTGACTTCAATGAAAGACACTACTTTTAACATGGAAATCAACAAAGCATACTTCAATTCTACTTTACTTTACCTGTATAAAAATTCTGTTGTTATAAATAATCCAGTGTGGAATTTTACACATACCATAAATATTTTTATGGGTTACTGACTGCTTTTTCTTCCTTCAATCATAAACAAATCAGAAAGCAGTAAAATTCATAATTCAAATTCATAAAAATCATTTGCTAAAAATTGTGAAGTGTTATTTGAAATTCTCTAGAATTTGTTTGTAGAACAGTTTTAGGTACAATTTTTAATCATAAATGAATAAATTTAGCTGCTTTATCCTTTGTTTTAGTTTTCTAtgttcttttttatttcattccaCAATAACCTATATTATTCTACTAATTTTACACTTGTGGCTTGTCTATTTCATCCCATATTTTCTAAGACTATATAATTCTAATGTACAGAATTTTTGTTTCTTCTCATTGTTACTATTTTTAGTCtattttcttcatattttgttataaaagACTTCTTTATATTTTGTGTAACTGATCAAGGT
It encodes:
- the Yeti gene encoding craniofacial development protein 1: MNNADLPDDSDSSDEDYVPNEKVDDLPSEIDEDDSISESEETSGKSSRKKKKSRKKIGKEKIENKNEDIEETKSEETKANVDDLWADFVKDTGFKTKGSIKSTQPTSSKPKENVSKSSSSSQSSSTESKPANKVKVTQIFEFAGEEVKVEKEVSADSAEARLLGTHTEQSVSSGKSKRSAGLSGIGNVLNQLTKKPKISTLEKTKLDWDSYKREQNIEEELQTFNKGKDGYLERQDFLQRTDVRRFEIERDIREVERNKRFNSAL
- the SRPK gene encoding SRSF protein kinase 1; translation: MSAKLDVNRRVLAIQAKKKRHKPAKKKGKNDMNGHGGENRHNSKTEPSHSSSNETIGDEDPYTSEEEEQEDSSDYRKGGYHPVRIGDLFLSRYHVTRKLGWGHFSTVWLCWDLEEKRFVALKIVKSADHFTETALDEIKILKSVRESDPTDPKRNKTVQLLNDFKISGINGVHVCMVFEVLGHHLLKLIIKSNYRGIPLANVRTIMKQVLEGLDYLHTKCRIIHTDIKPENVLLCISEDAIRTLACKAAELSQLGIKLPTSLISTAPVIETKMSKNKKKKLKKKAKRQTELLKKQMEQIFEIEELKKVKENGDLSVNGDTDFHETSPSHSPETTPETEVKLENGCVDEIGGGEAPNMDSVMEHMSEDDSNQLNSNMDKVDAIDPAFVECEFDVKIADLGNACWVDKHFTEDIQTRQYRSLEVLLGSGYNTSADIWSTACMAFELATGDYLFEPHSGEDFCRDEDHLAHIIELLGNIPRKIAQGGKNSKQFFNKKNELRHITNLKPWGLEDVLMEKYDWSRQDAEDFAAFLKPMLDFEPDKRATAAECLKHPWLTQQ